The Pseudomonas triclosanedens genome has a window encoding:
- a CDS encoding 1,6-dihydroxycyclohexa-2,4-diene-1-carboxylate dehydrogenase: MSRFDNKVALVTGAAQGIGRRVAERLVEEGAAVIAVDRSEIVHELQDDLGQRGEVLTLTADLERFAECQRVVDESLRRFGRLDILVNNVGGTIWAKPFEHYAEEEIEAEVRRSLFPTLWCCRAALVPMLEQGAGAIVNVSSIATRGVNRVPYGAAKGGVNALTACLAFETAERGVRVNATAPGGTEAPPRRIPRNAAQQSEQEKVWYQQIVDQTIDSSLMKRYGSIDEQVGAILFLASDEASYITGVTLPVGGGDLG, translated from the coding sequence ATGTCCCGTTTCGACAACAAGGTTGCCCTCGTCACCGGCGCCGCCCAGGGTATCGGCCGGCGCGTCGCCGAGCGGCTGGTGGAGGAGGGCGCGGCGGTCATCGCCGTGGATCGCTCCGAGATCGTCCACGAGTTGCAGGACGACCTCGGCCAGCGCGGCGAGGTGCTCACCCTGACCGCCGACCTGGAGCGCTTCGCCGAGTGCCAGCGCGTGGTGGACGAGTCCCTGCGACGCTTCGGCCGCCTCGACATCCTGGTCAACAACGTCGGCGGCACCATCTGGGCAAAGCCCTTCGAGCACTACGCCGAGGAGGAGATCGAGGCCGAGGTTCGCCGCTCGCTGTTCCCGACGCTGTGGTGTTGCCGCGCCGCGCTGGTGCCGATGCTGGAGCAGGGGGCGGGTGCCATCGTCAATGTCTCGTCCATCGCCACCCGCGGGGTGAATCGCGTGCCCTACGGCGCGGCGAAGGGTGGGGTGAATGCGCTGACCGCCTGCCTGGCCTTCGAGACCGCCGAGCGCGGTGTGCGGGTCAACGCCACCGCGCCGGGCGGCACCGAGGCGCCGCCCCGGCGCATTCCGCGCAATGCGGCGCAGCAGAGCGAGCAGGAGAAGGTCTGGTACCAGCAGATCGTCGACCAGACCATCGACAGCAGCCTGATGAAGCGCTACGGCAGCATCGACGAGCAGGTTGGCGCGATCCTCTTCCTCGCCTCCGACGAGGCCAGCTACATCACCGGTGTGACCCTGCCGGTGGGTGGTGGGGATCTCGGTTAA
- a CDS encoding NADH:ubiquinone reductase (Na(+)-transporting) subunit F, which translates to MSYQVTIEPTGEQIEVEEGQTILQAALRQGVWLPFACGHGTCATCKCQVLEGEVDLGAASSFALMDMERDEGKVLACCAIPRSDLVIEADIDVDADFAGHPVEDYRAVVTRLVELSPTIRGVHLKLDRPMAFQAGQYVNLQLPGIEGTRAFSLANSPDRPDEVELHVRLVEGGVATAHIHQRLQVGDSLELSGPYGQFFVRGSQPGDLIFIAGGSGLSSPQSMILDLLARGDTRRITLFQGARNRAELYNRELFEELAARHDNFTYVPALSQAATDELWDGYRGYVHDAARHHFDGRFSGHKAYLCGPPPMIDAAVTCLMQGRLFERDIFMERFYSAADGAGEGQRSALFKRI; encoded by the coding sequence ATGAGCTATCAAGTCACCATCGAACCCACTGGCGAACAGATCGAGGTGGAAGAGGGCCAGACCATCCTCCAGGCCGCCCTGCGCCAGGGTGTCTGGCTGCCCTTCGCCTGCGGCCACGGCACCTGCGCCACCTGCAAGTGCCAGGTGCTCGAAGGCGAGGTCGACCTCGGTGCGGCCTCGTCCTTTGCGCTGATGGACATGGAGCGCGACGAGGGCAAGGTTCTCGCCTGTTGCGCCATTCCGCGGAGCGACCTGGTGATCGAGGCCGATATCGATGTCGATGCGGATTTCGCCGGCCACCCGGTGGAGGACTATCGCGCCGTGGTCACCCGCCTGGTGGAACTGTCGCCGACCATTCGCGGCGTGCATCTGAAGCTCGACCGGCCGATGGCCTTCCAGGCTGGCCAGTACGTCAACCTGCAGCTACCAGGCATCGAGGGCACGCGGGCATTCTCCCTGGCCAATTCGCCAGACCGCCCGGACGAGGTGGAACTGCACGTGCGCCTGGTGGAAGGCGGCGTTGCCACCGCGCACATCCACCAGCGGTTGCAGGTGGGGGACTCGTTGGAACTCTCCGGCCCCTACGGCCAGTTCTTCGTGCGCGGCTCGCAGCCCGGCGACCTGATCTTCATTGCCGGCGGCTCGGGGCTCTCCAGCCCGCAGTCGATGATCCTCGACCTACTGGCGCGCGGCGATACGCGGCGCATCACGCTGTTCCAGGGGGCGCGCAACCGCGCCGAGCTGTACAACCGTGAGCTGTTCGAGGAACTGGCCGCCCGGCACGACAACTTCACCTACGTGCCGGCCCTAAGCCAGGCCGCCACGGATGAGCTGTGGGATGGCTATCGCGGTTACGTACATGATGCCGCCCGACACCATTTCGATGGCCGCTTCAGCGGGCACAAGGCCTACCTGTGCGGGCCGCCGCCGATGATCGACGCCGCCGTCACCTGCCTGATGCAGGGCCGCCTGTTCGAGCGCGACATCTTCATGGAGCGTTTCTACAGCGCTGCCGATGGAGCTGGCGAAGGCCAGCGCTCGGCGCTGTTCAAGCGCATCTGA
- a CDS encoding phenol hydroxylase subunit P4, with protein MPVTAIGSYTAQPLDRQANFHGAQLVYLCWENHLLFCAPFTLPVNPAQPFAEFVEQVVKPAISLHPDAAQVDFAAARWRLDEQPFTPDPARGLSDNGVTHKSLLHLHTPGLEGLGGSRN; from the coding sequence ATGCCCGTGACCGCCATCGGTAGCTATACCGCCCAACCCCTGGACCGCCAGGCCAACTTCCACGGTGCGCAACTGGTCTACCTGTGCTGGGAGAACCATCTGCTGTTCTGCGCGCCCTTCACCTTGCCGGTGAACCCGGCCCAGCCCTTTGCCGAGTTCGTCGAGCAGGTGGTCAAGCCGGCCATCTCGCTGCACCCGGATGCCGCGCAGGTCGACTTCGCCGCGGCCCGGTGGCGCCTCGATGAACAGCCGTTCACGCCCGATCCGGCACGCGGCCTGAGCGACAACGGCGTTACCCACAAGAGCCTGCTGCACCTTCACACCCCGGGCCTCGAAGGCCTGGGCGGCAGCCGCAACTGA
- a CDS encoding phenol hydroxylase subunit: protein MTSATTPFEQMPRYVRVRSEPDATFVEFDFAIGYPDLFVELVLPRAAFASFCESNRVRHMDATMAAAVDADMEKWRYGESRGQDD from the coding sequence ATGACCTCAGCGACCACCCCCTTCGAGCAGATGCCGCGCTACGTCCGCGTACGCAGCGAGCCGGATGCCACTTTCGTCGAGTTCGACTTCGCCATCGGCTATCCGGACCTGTTCGTCGAGCTGGTCCTGCCGCGTGCAGCCTTCGCCAGCTTCTGCGAAAGCAACCGGGTCCGCCACATGGACGCGACGATGGCCGCCGCCGTCGACGCCGACATGGAGAAGTGGCGCTACGGCGAGAGCCGCGGCCAGGACGACTGA
- a CDS encoding aromatic/alkene monooxygenase hydroxylase subunit beta yields the protein MSIEIKTATVEPIRQTFSHTRRRFGDKPASRYQEASFDIEAAANFHYRPLWQPDKLLNDPTRTAVHMADWYTVSDPRQYYYGAYVQARARMQENAEHDFAFCERRELLAQVPAQKRALIARLLLPLRHAELGANMNNSGIAADAFGTSVTQMHMFQAMDRLAIAQYLSRIGLLLEDDGLALLAEAKQRWLHDTAWQGVRRYVEDTLVVRDWFELSLAQNLVSDGLLYPLLFERFDAQLVAEGAGQVGMLTEFMRLWFSESQRWVDALVKTVAAESEHNRQLIDGWLTQWRARALEALAPLAEVGPGREALDAIDNAFSARLKKLGLSGAAP from the coding sequence ATGAGTATCGAGATCAAGACGGCCACGGTCGAGCCGATCCGCCAGACCTTCAGCCATACCCGCCGGCGCTTCGGCGACAAGCCTGCCAGCCGCTACCAGGAAGCCAGCTTCGACATCGAGGCGGCCGCCAACTTCCACTACCGCCCGCTGTGGCAGCCGGACAAGCTGCTCAATGACCCCACCCGCACCGCTGTACACATGGCTGACTGGTACACCGTCAGCGATCCGCGCCAGTACTACTACGGCGCCTACGTCCAGGCCCGTGCACGGATGCAGGAGAACGCCGAGCACGACTTCGCCTTCTGCGAAAGGCGTGAGTTGCTGGCGCAAGTGCCCGCGCAAAAGCGTGCGCTGATCGCCCGGCTTCTGTTGCCACTGCGCCATGCCGAACTGGGCGCCAACATGAATAACAGCGGCATCGCCGCCGATGCCTTCGGCACCAGCGTCACCCAGATGCACATGTTCCAGGCCATGGACCGCCTGGCCATCGCCCAGTACCTGTCGCGCATCGGCCTGCTGCTGGAAGACGACGGCCTGGCGCTGCTGGCTGAGGCCAAGCAGCGCTGGCTGCACGACACGGCCTGGCAAGGCGTGCGCCGCTACGTCGAGGACACCCTGGTGGTGCGCGACTGGTTCGAGCTGAGCCTGGCGCAGAACCTGGTGAGCGATGGCTTGCTGTACCCGCTGCTGTTCGAGCGCTTCGACGCCCAACTGGTCGCCGAGGGGGCAGGGCAGGTGGGCATGCTCACCGAGTTCATGCGCCTGTGGTTCAGCGAGAGCCAGCGCTGGGTCGACGCCCTGGTCAAGACCGTGGCCGCCGAGAGCGAGCACAACCGCCAGTTGATCGATGGCTGGCTCACCCAATGGCGCGCTCGCGCCCTGGAGGCCCTGGCGCCGTTGGCGGAAGTCGGGCCCGGGCGCGAGGCCCTCGACGCCATCGACAACGCCTTCAGCGCGCGCCTGAAGAAACTCGGCCTGAGCGGAGCTGCCCCATGA
- a CDS encoding MFS transporter translates to MSQTCNIPDVIDHAALSSFQWRVFALCFLVAIFDGFDTQAIAYTGPAIIEALQLSTSGLAPILSAGIVGMALGAMTLGLFGDRFGRRPTVMGAVALFALATLATAFATNAEQILVLRFLAGLGMGGATPVLLALASEYGPARLRGAIVTGILLGLPAGAMLGGLLAAQVMPLIGWQGIFLAGGVLPLVLLVGLYFALPESLQFLASRSGETEQVRRILARISSRPLAEDVRFSVPEAATRTSVRALFGPGLARNTLAVWLTYLFNWVAWFMFLSWLPTVLKTAGLPVEQAPLGTVTVNAVFILCAIPLSILLPRLNTRNVLLGLFTLGVLVSLGLSLSGDNWALVFLLVGAAGLGIGGQQIALNYLVVSAYPTSLRATATGWAIGLGRVGAIIGSALGGTFLEWGGVGGFYLALAVPLLLALVAVALIRGSEKPSGGLVAAH, encoded by the coding sequence ATGAGCCAAACCTGCAACATACCTGACGTGATAGATCACGCCGCCTTGAGTTCCTTCCAGTGGCGCGTTTTCGCGCTGTGTTTCCTGGTCGCCATCTTCGATGGCTTCGATACCCAGGCCATTGCCTACACCGGTCCGGCGATCATCGAGGCCCTGCAGCTCTCCACCAGCGGCCTGGCGCCGATTCTCAGTGCCGGCATCGTCGGCATGGCCCTGGGCGCCATGACGCTGGGGTTGTTCGGCGACCGCTTCGGCCGCCGCCCCACGGTGATGGGGGCGGTCGCGCTGTTCGCACTGGCCACGCTGGCGACGGCCTTCGCCACCAACGCCGAGCAGATCCTCGTGTTGCGCTTCCTCGCCGGCCTCGGCATGGGCGGTGCCACGCCCGTACTGCTGGCGCTCGCCTCCGAATACGGTCCGGCGCGCCTGCGCGGTGCCATCGTCACCGGCATCCTGCTGGGCTTGCCGGCGGGCGCCATGCTCGGCGGGCTGCTCGCCGCCCAGGTCATGCCGCTGATTGGCTGGCAGGGTATTTTCCTCGCTGGCGGGGTGCTGCCTTTGGTGCTGCTGGTAGGGCTGTACTTCGCGCTGCCGGAGTCGCTGCAGTTCCTCGCCAGCCGTTCGGGCGAGACGGAGCAGGTGCGCCGCATTCTCGCCCGCATCAGCTCGCGGCCGCTCGCCGAAGACGTGCGTTTCAGCGTGCCGGAGGCCGCCACCCGCACCAGCGTACGCGCCCTGTTCGGACCAGGGCTGGCGCGCAATACCCTCGCCGTCTGGCTGACCTACCTGTTCAATTGGGTGGCCTGGTTCATGTTCCTCTCCTGGCTGCCCACCGTGCTAAAGACCGCCGGGCTGCCGGTGGAGCAGGCGCCGCTGGGTACGGTGACGGTCAATGCGGTGTTCATCCTCTGCGCCATTCCGCTGTCGATCCTGCTGCCGCGGCTGAACACCCGCAACGTGCTGCTCGGCCTGTTCACTCTCGGCGTGCTGGTCAGCCTCGGCCTGTCGCTGAGCGGCGATAACTGGGCGCTGGTGTTCCTGCTAGTGGGCGCGGCGGGCCTGGGAATCGGTGGGCAGCAGATCGCCCTCAACTACCTGGTGGTTTCCGCATACCCGACCAGCCTGCGCGCTACCGCTACCGGATGGGCCATCGGCCTGGGCCGGGTGGGCGCCATCATTGGTTCGGCCCTGGGCGGAACCTTTCTCGAATGGGGCGGCGTCGGCGGTTTCTACCTGGCGCTAGCCGTCCCCCTGCTGCTGGCGCTGGTCGCCGTGGCCCTCATTCGTGGCAGCGAGAAGCCTTCGGGCGGGCTCGTGGCCGCACACTGA
- a CDS encoding PhzF family phenazine biosynthesis protein, producing the protein MPLYLQFEQVDVFAERPHEGNALAVVVGADELTTGQMQAFARWTQLSETTFILKPEAPEAHYRVRIFTPLRELPFAGHPTLGSCEVWLKQQDHRDHIEIIQECPAGLIRVRKQGRYLAFSAPPLLRSGPLDAMTLHQIEQGLGLSAGQILASQWVDNGPGWAGVLLASRDEVLAIKPNYAALQGLNVGVIAPWPGPEAEADVEVRTFMGEECNEDPVTGSLNAGLAQWLIGAGILRDRYMVSQGTVIGRRGRLQIEDIDGTIWVGGEVQHCISGRAVF; encoded by the coding sequence ATGCCGCTTTATTTGCAATTCGAACAGGTCGATGTATTTGCCGAACGTCCTCACGAGGGAAATGCGCTGGCCGTAGTAGTGGGGGCCGACGAGCTTACAACCGGGCAGATGCAGGCGTTTGCCCGTTGGACTCAACTTAGTGAGACCACTTTTATTCTGAAGCCTGAAGCGCCAGAGGCGCATTACCGCGTACGCATCTTTACCCCGCTTCGGGAGCTGCCCTTCGCCGGGCACCCTACTCTAGGGAGCTGCGAGGTATGGCTGAAACAGCAAGACCACCGCGATCACATCGAGATCATTCAGGAGTGTCCGGCTGGATTGATTCGTGTACGCAAGCAGGGCCGGTACTTGGCTTTCTCCGCTCCACCGCTGCTGCGCAGCGGTCCGTTGGACGCAATGACGCTGCACCAGATCGAGCAGGGGCTCGGTCTTTCTGCCGGGCAGATACTGGCGAGCCAATGGGTAGACAACGGTCCTGGCTGGGCGGGAGTGCTGCTTGCCAGTCGTGATGAAGTCCTGGCTATCAAACCCAACTACGCCGCACTGCAGGGGCTGAATGTCGGTGTCATTGCTCCTTGGCCAGGACCCGAGGCAGAAGCGGATGTGGAAGTCAGAACTTTCATGGGAGAGGAATGCAATGAGGATCCGGTCACGGGAAGTCTCAATGCAGGTCTGGCTCAGTGGTTGATTGGCGCAGGCATCCTTCGTGATCGTTACATGGTCAGCCAGGGCACGGTCATAGGGCGACGCGGCCGGTTACAGATCGAAGACATCGACGGGACAATCTGGGTGGGTGGAGAAGTGCAGCACTGTATTTCGGGAAGGGCTGTCTTCTGA
- a CDS encoding aromatic/alkene/methane monooxygenase hydroxylase/oxygenase subunit alpha, producing MAAKRLNQKDKYRCMTRDLGWEPSYQSKEDIYPYERFEGIRITDWDKWEDPFRLTMDAYWKYQAEKEKKLYAIFDAFAQNNGHQNISDARYVNALKLFLCGVTPLEYQAYQGFARVGRHFGGAGARVACQMQAIDELRHVQTQVHAMSHYNKHFNGLHDFAHMHDRVWFLSVPKSFFEDARTAGPFEFLTAISFSFEYVLTNLLFVPFMSGAAFNGDMATVTFGFSAQSDEARHMTLGLEVIKFLLEQHEDNVPIVQRWIDKWFWRGYRLLTLVGMMMDYMLPNKVMSWAEAWEVYFEQAGGALFKDLERYGIRPPKYVEQTSIGKEHISHQAWSIFYQYSQATNFHTWIPTDEELDWLSAKYPDTFDQYYRPRYEHWRELQARGERFYNPTLPMLCQICQIPLAFTEPDDPTTLSHRSVLHEGERYHFCSDGCCDIFTHEPEKYVQAWLPVHQILQGNCGGGDVEAVVRDYYNIAPGQDNFEYQGSPEQQRWQDLQGAARKTG from the coding sequence ATGGCCGCCAAACGCCTGAACCAGAAAGACAAGTACCGCTGCATGACCCGCGACCTGGGCTGGGAGCCGAGCTACCAGAGCAAGGAAGACATCTACCCCTACGAGCGCTTCGAGGGCATCAGGATCACCGACTGGGACAAGTGGGAAGACCCCTTCCGCCTGACCATGGATGCCTACTGGAAGTACCAGGCCGAGAAGGAGAAGAAGCTCTACGCGATCTTCGATGCCTTCGCCCAGAACAACGGCCACCAGAACATCTCCGACGCCCGCTATGTCAACGCGCTGAAGCTCTTCCTGTGCGGCGTCACCCCCCTGGAATACCAGGCCTACCAGGGCTTCGCGCGGGTCGGCCGGCACTTCGGCGGCGCCGGCGCGCGGGTTGCCTGCCAGATGCAGGCGATCGATGAGCTGCGTCACGTGCAGACTCAGGTTCACGCGATGAGCCACTACAACAAGCATTTCAACGGCCTGCACGACTTTGCCCACATGCACGACCGCGTGTGGTTCCTCTCGGTGCCCAAGTCGTTCTTCGAGGATGCGCGTACCGCCGGCCCGTTCGAGTTCCTCACGGCCATCTCGTTCTCCTTCGAGTACGTGCTGACCAACCTGCTCTTCGTGCCCTTCATGTCCGGTGCGGCCTTCAACGGCGACATGGCCACAGTCACTTTCGGCTTTTCGGCGCAGTCCGACGAAGCCCGGCATATGACCCTGGGCCTGGAGGTGATCAAGTTCCTGCTGGAGCAGCACGAGGACAACGTGCCCATCGTCCAGCGCTGGATCGACAAGTGGTTCTGGCGCGGCTACCGCCTGCTGACACTGGTCGGGATGATGATGGACTACATGCTGCCGAACAAAGTCATGTCCTGGGCCGAGGCCTGGGAGGTGTACTTCGAGCAGGCCGGCGGCGCGCTGTTCAAGGACCTGGAGCGCTACGGCATCCGCCCGCCGAAATACGTCGAGCAGACCAGCATCGGCAAGGAGCACATCAGCCACCAGGCCTGGTCGATCTTCTACCAGTACAGCCAGGCCACCAACTTCCACACCTGGATTCCTACCGACGAAGAGCTGGACTGGCTCTCGGCCAAGTACCCGGACACCTTCGACCAGTACTACCGCCCGCGCTACGAGCACTGGCGCGAGCTGCAGGCGCGCGGCGAGCGCTTCTACAACCCGACGCTGCCGATGCTCTGCCAGATCTGCCAGATCCCCCTGGCATTCACCGAGCCGGACGACCCGACGACCCTGAGCCACCGCAGCGTGCTGCATGAGGGCGAGCGCTATCACTTCTGCTCCGACGGCTGTTGCGACATCTTCACTCACGAGCCTGAAAAGTACGTGCAGGCCTGGCTGCCGGTGCATCAGATCCTGCAGGGAAACTGCGGCGGCGGCGACGTCGAGGCAGTGGTGCGCGACTACTACAACATCGCTCCCGGACAGGACAATTTCGAGTATCAGGGCTCCCCCGAACAGCAGCGCTGGCAGGACCTGCAGGGCGCCGCGCGCAAGACCGGCTGA
- a CDS encoding MmoB/DmpM family protein has translation MTSLVYIAFQDNDAARYIVEAIVQDNPHAEVQHQPAMIRVQAEGRLDIHRATVEEKIGREWDVQEMLIDVITLGGNVEEDEDRFALHWN, from the coding sequence ATGACTTCCCTCGTCTACATCGCCTTCCAGGACAACGACGCCGCCCGCTACATCGTCGAGGCAATCGTCCAGGACAACCCCCACGCCGAGGTCCAGCACCAGCCGGCGATGATCCGCGTGCAGGCCGAAGGCCGCCTGGATATCCACCGCGCCACGGTGGAGGAAAAGATCGGCCGCGAATGGGACGTGCAGGAAATGCTGATCGACGTCATCACCCTGGGCGGCAACGTCGAGGAAGACGAAGACCGCTTCGCCCTGCACTGGAACTGA
- a CDS encoding SphA family protein — MNPTLANLFRLAACVTLFGAANLSHATEGGGTSYPLGAENYMSGAMPPPGFYGQVFVNHYEADNLRGNDGRKLPVDFSVRANAIVPRLIWVSDHNLLGGSLALHAIVPLVDVKVQLNGQSQHNRGLGDVIFGPALGFHHNDNFHSILAFDMIAPTGRYDKDDLANPGRNYWVFEPVYAMTYVDPAGLNADAKVMYDFNRKNPDTDYRSGQEFHVDYAVGWGFGNGWVAGLGGYYYRQTTDDRQDGERIEDNKGRSFAIGPSIKYSGEQGWFVTAKWSKETEVRNRAQGDAYWLKLTVPF, encoded by the coding sequence ATGAATCCCACCCTTGCGAACCTGTTCCGCCTCGCCGCCTGCGTCACGCTGTTCGGCGCTGCCAACCTGTCCCATGCCACCGAGGGCGGTGGCACCTCTTATCCACTGGGCGCGGAGAACTACATGTCCGGGGCGATGCCGCCGCCGGGTTTCTACGGTCAGGTGTTCGTCAATCACTACGAGGCCGACAACCTGCGCGGTAACGACGGCCGCAAGCTGCCGGTGGACTTCAGCGTGCGCGCCAACGCCATCGTTCCGCGGCTGATCTGGGTCAGCGACCACAACCTGCTGGGCGGCAGCCTTGCCTTGCACGCCATCGTACCGCTGGTGGACGTGAAGGTGCAGCTCAACGGCCAGTCGCAGCACAACCGCGGGTTGGGCGACGTGATCTTCGGTCCGGCCCTGGGTTTCCACCACAACGACAACTTTCACAGCATTCTGGCCTTCGACATGATCGCTCCCACCGGCCGCTACGATAAGGACGACCTGGCCAACCCCGGCCGCAACTACTGGGTGTTCGAGCCGGTATACGCCATGACCTACGTAGACCCCGCCGGGCTCAATGCCGACGCCAAGGTGATGTACGACTTCAACCGCAAGAACCCCGACACCGATTACCGCTCGGGGCAGGAGTTCCACGTGGACTACGCGGTGGGCTGGGGCTTCGGCAACGGTTGGGTGGCAGGCCTGGGCGGCTACTACTACCGGCAGACCACGGATGACCGCCAGGACGGCGAACGCATCGAGGACAACAAGGGGCGCAGCTTCGCCATCGGCCCGTCGATCAAGTACAGCGGCGAGCAGGGCTGGTTCGTCACCGCCAAGTGGTCAAAGGAAACCGAAGTGCGCAACCGTGCTCAAGGCGATGCGTACTGGCTGAAATTGACAGTACCCTTCTGA